From a single Leptolyngbya sp. CCY15150 genomic region:
- a CDS encoding DUF2254 domain-containing protein, translated as MESAQLSKWWDSLHSSFWFVPSLMVGLAIGLSLLTIGIDHRIEADIISDMTWLYSLGPSGSRAVLSAIAGSMMSVATTAFSITIVALQLASSQFGPRLLRNFMQDTGNQVVLGTFISTFVYCLMVLRTVNESEGQEFVPHVAVTCAIGLAIASIGVLIYFLHHAASSIQVDNIIKAVGEDLEQAIQRLFPKTTEHSVLSQAEEATEIDIPTGFYSHSYPIYAKSDGYLQAIDDGQLMQIATKNNLIIQVQLRAGRFVVRGSELARVFPKCKVNKPLTSQLDGAFVLGSKRTNQQDLEFSINQLVEIAVRALSPGINDPFTAVRCIDQISATLCYLARRDIPSPYHYDNQDRLRLLMTSLAFVDVTDAAFNQIRQNGRSSVAVTIRLLEAIAVIAPFTYRPADRAALRRQAQMIERGSQEAIAEELDRQDIQAQYLDAIRAIEQI; from the coding sequence ATGGAATCTGCGCAGTTAAGCAAATGGTGGGATTCCCTACACTCTAGTTTTTGGTTTGTGCCATCACTCATGGTAGGGCTAGCCATCGGGCTTTCGTTGCTGACCATTGGTATCGACCACCGGATAGAGGCTGACATCATCAGCGATATGACCTGGTTATACTCATTGGGGCCTAGCGGATCGCGGGCGGTACTCTCTGCGATCGCGGGTTCTATGATGAGCGTCGCCACAACGGCATTTTCCATCACGATTGTGGCGCTGCAGCTAGCCTCTTCCCAGTTCGGGCCGCGTCTGCTGCGAAATTTTATGCAAGATACCGGCAACCAGGTGGTGCTGGGTACGTTTATTTCTACCTTTGTCTATTGCCTGATGGTGCTGCGCACGGTCAATGAGTCGGAGGGCCAAGAGTTTGTGCCCCATGTGGCGGTCACCTGCGCCATTGGCTTAGCGATCGCCAGCATTGGCGTACTCATTTACTTTCTGCACCATGCTGCCTCATCCATTCAGGTCGATAATATTATCAAAGCTGTCGGCGAAGACTTAGAGCAAGCCATCCAGCGGCTGTTTCCTAAAACCACAGAGCATAGCGTCTTAAGCCAGGCGGAAGAAGCGACCGAAATCGATATCCCCACCGGTTTTTATAGCCATTCTTACCCCATCTATGCGAAGAGTGACGGCTATCTCCAGGCCATTGACGATGGCCAACTGATGCAGATCGCCACGAAGAACAATCTAATCATTCAAGTGCAGTTGCGCGCCGGTCGCTTTGTGGTTCGGGGTAGCGAACTGGCGCGAGTCTTCCCTAAGTGCAAGGTCAATAAGCCCCTGACATCCCAGCTTGATGGGGCCTTTGTGCTTGGATCTAAGCGCACCAACCAGCAAGATTTAGAATTTTCTATCAACCAGCTCGTTGAGATTGCGGTGCGAGCCCTGTCGCCAGGCATTAATGATCCGTTTACTGCCGTTCGCTGTATCGACCAAATCAGTGCCACCCTATGCTATCTAGCCCGGCGCGATATCCCCTCGCCCTACCATTATGACAACCAAGATCGACTGCGATTGTTGATGACATCCTTGGCGTTTGTCGATGTCACCGATGCCGCCTTTAACCAAATTCGGCAGAACGGGCGATCGAGCGTGGCGGTCACCATCCGGTTGCTGGAGGCGATCGCCGTCATTGCCCCTTTCACCTACCGACCAGCCGATCGCGCCGCCCTCCGTCGCCAGGCCCAGATGATTGAGCGAGGCAGCCAAGAGGCGATCGCTGAAGAGCTCGATCGCCAGGATATTCAAGCGCAATACTTAGACGCTATCCGTGCGATCGAGCAAATTTAA
- a CDS encoding sterol desaturase family protein, producing MREDSFEFYSVAFLGIILGRYFLVAGLTYWVFYSSGGAERMPARSPSWQTIRHDIRLSAIAAVVFAIAAALILSTYSAGLTRLYSDPHTYGLWYLGASYGAALVLQDTYFYFTHRLFHHPKLFAWMHQGHHRSRYPTPWTSFAFDPLEALVQALFLVGLVFVLPLHFITMIAVLTTMTVWAVLNHLGPDHLPALFPHHWLGQWVIGPAHHSIHHLKYNVHYGLYFTFWDRLLGTQDSGYTQALNSFSLEE from the coding sequence TTGAGAGAAGACTCGTTTGAATTTTATAGTGTCGCCTTTTTAGGGATTATTCTCGGGCGCTATTTTTTAGTCGCAGGGCTCACCTACTGGGTGTTTTATAGCTCTGGTGGGGCTGAAAGAATGCCCGCCCGGTCTCCCTCCTGGCAAACCATTCGCCACGATATTCGGCTGTCTGCGATCGCAGCGGTGGTGTTTGCGATCGCGGCTGCCCTCATTCTCTCAACCTACAGCGCCGGGTTAACCCGCCTCTACAGCGATCCCCACACCTACGGTCTGTGGTACCTAGGAGCCAGCTATGGGGCCGCGTTGGTGTTGCAAGACACCTACTTTTACTTCACTCACCGCCTGTTTCATCACCCCAAACTCTTTGCCTGGATGCACCAGGGGCACCACCGATCGCGCTACCCCACCCCCTGGACCTCCTTTGCCTTTGATCCCCTAGAAGCCTTGGTGCAGGCGCTATTTTTGGTGGGGCTGGTGTTTGTGCTGCCGCTACACTTCATCACCATGATTGCCGTCCTCACCACCATGACCGTGTGGGCAGTGCTCAACCACTTGGGGCCAGATCACCTGCCTGCCCTGTTTCCCCACCACTGGCTAGGGCAATGGGTGATTGGCCCAGCCCACCACTCTATTCATCACCTCAAATACAATGTGCACTACGGGCTTTACTTTACCTTTTGGGATCGCCTCCTAGGCACCCAAGACTCCGGGTATACGCAAGCCCTCAACTCTTTTTCTCTAGAGGAGTAA
- a CDS encoding general stress protein has product MVVLKDQRGVGVFADYQTTEKALRDLKDIGYKMDHVSIIGQDSEYLNQSGQTGNTQVQDLKANDGNHADDGATTGALSGGAVGGLTGLLVGLGTLAIPGVGPIMLAGAAATAIASTVAGGAIGAAAGGLVGALVGLGIPEDRAKVYNEHLSQGKYLVIVDGTENDIARAEPILKHQNIHEWDVYAMGDQSATTHNSPTATTHNTPTPPKGVDRRSATGMSSGPRSGMPDTRNQF; this is encoded by the coding sequence ATGGTTGTTTTGAAGGATCAACGTGGTGTCGGCGTTTTTGCCGACTATCAAACCACAGAGAAAGCTTTAAGAGATCTAAAAGACATTGGCTACAAGATGGATCATGTATCCATTATTGGTCAAGATTCAGAGTATCTTAATCAGTCGGGTCAGACTGGAAATACTCAGGTTCAAGATCTTAAAGCTAATGACGGTAACCATGCCGATGATGGTGCGACAACAGGCGCTCTCTCTGGTGGCGCGGTGGGTGGGCTTACCGGTCTACTTGTCGGGCTAGGTACATTGGCAATTCCTGGAGTTGGCCCAATTATGCTAGCTGGGGCAGCCGCTACAGCGATCGCCTCGACGGTTGCTGGTGGAGCGATCGGTGCTGCTGCCGGTGGCTTAGTGGGCGCACTAGTGGGCTTGGGTATCCCTGAAGATCGGGCTAAGGTCTATAACGAGCACTTGTCTCAGGGTAAGTATCTCGTCATCGTTGATGGCACAGAAAACGACATTGCCCGCGCTGAACCCATCCTCAAGCACCAAAACATTCACGAGTGGGATGTTTACGCAATGGGAGATCAGTCTGCTACAACCCACAATAGCCCTACAGCTACAACCCACAATACCCCTACACCACCAAAAGGTGTTGATAGAAGAAGTGCTACTGGAATGTCCTCGGGCCCACGTTCGGGGATGCCTGATACAAGAAACCAGTTCTAG
- a CDS encoding BON domain-containing protein, translated as MKKIIPLVLGSFLLLGATAACSESSDTAATDSATSDTTATDSAASDTTATDSGVRSDQLESDARAREQRDGNPAQQTSGDLAVDVRNSLESELPGSRLAVDVDDDSGMATIDGTVVTQEQFNEIEPLVMAFEGIQSVDINAEVSPK; from the coding sequence ATGAAGAAAATAATTCCGTTAGTGCTAGGTAGCTTTCTATTGCTGGGGGCTACGGCAGCCTGTAGCGAAAGTTCTGACACCGCGGCTACAGATAGCGCGACTTCTGACACCACGGCTACAGATAGCGCGGCTTCTGACACCACTGCTACAGATAGCGGCGTACGCAGCGACCAACTAGAATCAGATGCCCGCGCCCGTGAACAGCGCGATGGCAATCCTGCACAGCAAACCTCAGGAGATTTAGCCGTTGATGTGCGCAATTCCCTAGAAAGTGAACTGCCAGGTAGTCGATTGGCGGTTGATGTTGACGACGACAGTGGAATGGCAACGATCGATGGCACCGTGGTAACCCAAGAGCAGTTTAACGAGATTGAACCCCTAGTCATGGCATTTGAGGGTATTCAGTCAGTCGATATCAACGCAGAAGTTAGTCCTAAGTAA
- a CDS encoding CsbD family protein: protein MSLKDKAKAAAKKVEGKVEETTGDLTGNHEAQAKGKAKQAEGDVRSAIEDAKDNVKKAVD, encoded by the coding sequence ATGAGTCTTAAAGATAAAGCCAAGGCCGCCGCCAAGAAGGTTGAAGGCAAAGTTGAAGAGACCACCGGCGATCTAACCGGCAACCATGAAGCCCAGGCTAAAGGTAAAGCCAAACAGGCCGAAGGTGATGTACGCAGCGCCATCGAAGATGCCAAAGATAACGTCAAAAAAGCTGTTGACTAA